From the Primulina tabacum isolate GXHZ01 chromosome 15, ASM2559414v2, whole genome shotgun sequence genome, one window contains:
- the LOC142527677 gene encoding uncharacterized protein LOC142527677 — MESLVKSWQFLILVLVLCLSNAIPSGAFASSSSTMHTNNWAVLVCTSRFWFNYRHMANTLSLYRTVKRLGIPDERIILMLADDMACNARNKYPAQVFNNENHHLNLYGDNVEVDYRGYEVTVENFLRVLTGRHETAIPRSKRLLSDEGSHILLYMTGHGGDEFLKFQDSEELQSHDLADAVRQMKEKRRFKELLIMVDTCQAATLFSQLQSPGVLAIGSSKKGENSYSHHLDSDVGVSVVDRFTYYSLAFFERLNMYDNASLSRLFNSYNPNLLMSTAYYRMDLYQRHLAEVPVTNFFGSVMETIHTDSAYRAFSGRNSNKARIEMHRNPSGRDKGRTLETSEFPQEVAGPNIDKHASCPLTHTWNTVLGKMDNMQQIDSFVNYGLMFLLPLVGFSTWISR, encoded by the exons ATGGAGAGCTTGGTCAAATCTTGGCAATTTCTGATCTTGGTCCTCGTACTGTGTCTTTCCAACGCGATCCCGTCTGGTGCATTTGCTTCTTCCTCCTCCACAATGCACACCAACAATTGGGCAGTTCTTGTCTGTACCTCGCGCTTCTG GTTTAACTATCGGCACATGGCAAATACTTTATCCCTCTATAG GACGGTCAAACGGTTAGGAATACCTGATGAAAGGATAATTCTCATGTTGGCTGACGATATGGCTTGCAATGCTCGAAACAAGTACCCTGCTCAGGTCTTCAATAACGAAAATCACCATCTCAATTTGTATGGAGATAATGTCGAG GTAGATTACCGAGGTTATGAAGTGACTGTTGAAAATTTTCTGAGAGTGTTGACGGGACGTCATGAAACAGCTATCCCAAGGTCAAAGCGACTTCTGAGTGATGAAGGTAGCCATATACTTCTTTACATGACTGGGCATGGTGGGGATGAGTTTCTCAAATTTCAGGACTCAGAGGAGCTTCAGAGCCATGACTTAGCTGATGCAGTGAGGCAAATGAAGGAAAAGCGTAG ATTTAAGGAGCTGTTGATAATGGTAGATACTTGCCAAGCTGCCACTCTTTTTTCTCAg CTTCAATCTCCTGGTGTTTTGGCTATTGGAAGTAGCAAGAAAGGAGAGAATTCATACTCACATCACCTGGACTCTGAT GTTGGTGTATCTGTTGTGGATAGATTCACATATTATTCTCTCGCTTTCTTTGAGAGGTTAAACATGTACGACAATGCCTCGTTGAGCAG ACTTTTCAACTCTTACAATCCAAACTTATTGATGTCAACTGCATACTATCGAATGGATTTATACCAACGGCATCTGGCAGAG GTACCTGTGACCAACTTCTTTGGGTCTGTCATGGAAACAATCCATACTGATTCAGCTTATCGAGCCTTCTCTGGCAGAAACTCAAACAAAGCTAGAATTGAGATGCATCGGAATCCATCGGGCAGGGATAAAGGAAGAACACTTGAAACTTCAGAATTTCCACAAGAAGTAGCTGGGCCTAACATA GATAAACACGCAAGTTGTCCGCTTACACACACTTGGAATACTGTTCTTGGCAAGATGGACAACATGCAGCAAATAGATAGTTTTGTCAACTATGGTTTGATGTTTCTGCTTCCACTGGTGGGCTTCTCCACTTGGATTTCACGTTGA
- the LOC142527505 gene encoding LOW QUALITY PROTEIN: actin-related protein 2/3 complex subunit 1A-like (The sequence of the model RefSeq protein was modified relative to this genomic sequence to represent the inferred CDS: deleted 1 base in 1 codon) — protein sequence MAAVSVHQFAQCITCHVWSPDESTVAFCPNNNEVHIYKLLEEKWEKIHVLQKHDQIVSGIDWSRSSNRIVTVSHDRNSYVWSQEMTQWVPTLVILRLNRAALCVHWSPKENKFAVGSGAKTVCICYYEQENNWWVSKVIRKRHESSVTSVAWHPNNTLLATTSTDGKCRVFSTFIKGVDTRDSSGSSSDSKFGEQIMHLDLSFSWAFGMKWSPSGNTLAYVGHNSMIYFVDEVGPSPAAQSVAFHDLPLRDVLFISERIVIGVGFDCNPMVFAADERGLWSFLRYLDERKTSSSSGKYGSQLSGKFGKFYGQSKYGSSSDTIEPSRAHGAAHENCINCIVPLKKAGDTVVTRFSTSGLDGKVVIWDLETQQDLLEYF from the exons ATGGCCGCCGTTTCAGTTCATCAGTTCGCTCAGTGCATTACTTGCCATGTTTGGAGCCCGGATGAATCCA CGGTGGCGTTCTGTCCGAATAATAACGAAGTGCACATTTATAAGTTGTTGGAAGAGAAGTGGGAGAAGATCCATGTTCTTCAGAAG CATGACCAAATTGTTTCTGGAATAGATTGGAGCAGAAGCTCGAACAGAATAGTCACC GTTTCACATGATAGGAATTC ATATGTTTGGTCCCAAGAAATGACACAGTGGGTGCCAACCCTTGTTATCCTTAGGCTAAATCGCGCTGCACTTTGTGTACATTGGAGTCCAAAAG AAAATAAGTTTGCTGTTGGAAGTGGGGCAAAAACTGTTTGTATATGCTATTATGAGCAAGAAAACAATTG GTGGGTAAGTAAGGTTATCAGAAAGCGACATGAATCTTCTGTCACAAGTGTTGCTTGGCACCCAAATAAT ACATTACTGGCAACAACATCAACAGATGGAAAATGTCGAGTATTCTCTACTTTCATCAAAGGTGTGGACACAAG GGACTCTTCAGGTTCTTCTTCAGATTCAAAATTCGGAGAG CAAATCATGCATCTTGATCTTTCATTTAGTTGGGCTTTCGGTATGAAGTGGTCTCCAAGTGGCAATACCTTAGCCTATGTAG GTCACAATTCAATGATCTACTTTGTCGATGAAGTTGGCCCTTCTCCAGCAGCTCAAAGTGTGGCATTCCATGATTTGCCTCTTCGTGAT GTTTTATTCATTTCCGAGAGAATTGTTATCGGTGTGGGATTTGACTGTAATCCTATGGTATTCGCAGCAGATGAAAGGGGATTATG GAGTTTCTTGAGGTATCTCGATGAGAGGAAGACATCTTCTTCAAGTGGAAAATATGGATCACAG TTATCAGGAAAATTCGGAAAATTTTATGGCCAATCAAAATATGGAAGCAGCAGCGACACCATCGAACCTTCAAGAGCACACGGGGCTGCTCATGAAAACTGTATCAA TTGCATTGTTCCCCTCAAGAAAGCAGGGGATACTGTGGTCACCAGGTTCAGTACTTCAG GATTGGATGGCAAAGTAGTAATATGGGATTTGGAAACTCAACAAGATTTACTGGAATATTTTTGA
- the LOC142527697 gene encoding urease accessory protein G translates to MASEENHTHHHHHEHDHHHRHHTHEETWVGPDGKVYHSHDGLAPHTHEPIYSPGYFSRRAPPLVSRDFNERAFTIGIGGPVGTGKTALMLSLCELLRDKYSLAAVTNDIFTKEDGEFLVKHGALPEERIRAVETGGCPHAAIREDISINLGPLEELSNLHKADILLCESGGDNLAANFSRELADYIIYIIDVSGGDKIPRKGGPGITQADLLVINKTDIAAAIGADLSVMQRDALRMRDGGPFVFAQVKHGVGVKEIVDHILEAWQVATGKKRL, encoded by the exons ATGGCGTCCGAAGAGAATCATACTCACCACCATCACCATGAACATGACCACCACCATCGCCATCATACTCACGA GGAAACATGGGTAGGTCCAGATGGGAAGGTGTACCATAGCCATGATGGACTGGCACCACACACTCACGAACCCATTTACTCCCCAGGCTATTTTAGCAGAAGAGCACCTCCACTTGTTAGCAGGGATTTTAATGAAAGAGCTTTTACCATTGGGATTGGCGGGCCCGTTGGAACAGG AAAAACTGCTTTGATGCTCTCTTTATGCGAACTTCTAAGGGACAAATACAGTCTCGCAGCT GTAACAAATGACATATTCACGAAAGAGGATGGTGAGTTCTTGGTAAAGCATGGAGCGCTTCCTGAGGAAAGGATTCGAGCTGTAGAAACAGGTGGCTGTCCACATGCAGCTATCAGAGAAGACATCAGCATTAATCTCGGGCCTCTTGAGGAATTATCCAACTTGCATAAAGCAGATATACTTCTTTGTGAATCCGGGGGAG ATAATCTAGCTGCCAACTTCAGCAGAGAACTGGCTGATTACATAATATATATCATTGATGTATCTGGCGGAGACAAAATCCCTCGGAAAGGAGGTCCAGGCATAACACAAGCTGACCTCCTG GTCATAAACAAAACAGACATTGCCGCTGCAATTGGAGCTGATTTGTCTGTCATGCAACGTGATGCACTCCGAATGAGAGATGGTGGTCCATTTGTTTTTGCTCag GTAAAGCATGGTGTTGGTGTTAAGGAAATAGTGGACCACATTTTAGAGGCCTGGCAAGTAGCAACAGGGAAGAAGCGCCTCTGA
- the LOC142527727 gene encoding large ribosomal subunit protein eL20y isoform X1, which produces MVTFKFHQYQVVGRALPTETDAHPKIYRMKLWATNEVRAKSKFWYFLRKLKKVKKSNGQVLAINEIFEKNPTTIKNFGIWLRYQSRTGYHNMYKEYRDTTLNGAVEQMYTEMASRHRVRHHCIQIIKTATIPAKLCKRESTKQFHDSNIKFPLVFRKVRPPTRKLKTTYKASRPNLFM; this is translated from the exons ATGGTGACATTCAAG TTCCACCAGTATCAGGTCGTGGGAAGAGCTCTTCCGACGGAGACAGATGCGCACCCTAAGATCTACCGCATGAAGCTTTGGGCTACTAATGAGGTCCGAGCCAAGTCCAAATTCTG GTACTTCTTGAGGAAGCTTAAGAAGGTGAAAAAGAGTAACGGGCAGGTTCTTGCTATCAATGAG ATTTTTGAGAAGAACCCTACTACAATCAAGAACTTTGGAATCTGGCTGCGATACCAAAGTCGAACTGGATATCACAACATGTACAAGGAGTACCGTGATACTACCTTGAACGGTGCTGTTGAACAGATGTATACAGAAATGGCTTCTCGCCACAGAGTTCGACACCATTGCATCCAAATTATTAAGACTGCAACTATTCCTGCTAAGCTGTGCAAGAGGGAGAGTACTAAGCAATTCCATGATTCTAATATCAAGTTCCCGTTGGTGTTTAGGAAAGTGAGGCCTCCAACCAGAAAGCTGAAGACCACATACAAAGCATCCAGGCCGAACTTGTTTATGTAA
- the LOC142527727 gene encoding large ribosomal subunit protein eL20y isoform X2: MKLWATNEVRAKSKFWYFLRKLKKVKKSNGQVLAINEIFEKNPTTIKNFGIWLRYQSRTGYHNMYKEYRDTTLNGAVEQMYTEMASRHRVRHHCIQIIKTATIPAKLCKRESTKQFHDSNIKFPLVFRKVRPPTRKLKTTYKASRPNLFM, encoded by the exons ATGAAGCTTTGGGCTACTAATGAGGTCCGAGCCAAGTCCAAATTCTG GTACTTCTTGAGGAAGCTTAAGAAGGTGAAAAAGAGTAACGGGCAGGTTCTTGCTATCAATGAG ATTTTTGAGAAGAACCCTACTACAATCAAGAACTTTGGAATCTGGCTGCGATACCAAAGTCGAACTGGATATCACAACATGTACAAGGAGTACCGTGATACTACCTTGAACGGTGCTGTTGAACAGATGTATACAGAAATGGCTTCTCGCCACAGAGTTCGACACCATTGCATCCAAATTATTAAGACTGCAACTATTCCTGCTAAGCTGTGCAAGAGGGAGAGTACTAAGCAATTCCATGATTCTAATATCAAGTTCCCGTTGGTGTTTAGGAAAGTGAGGCCTCCAACCAGAAAGCTGAAGACCACATACAAAGCATCCAGGCCGAACTTGTTTATGTAA